Proteins encoded within one genomic window of Polaribacter sp. NJDZ03:
- a CDS encoding carboxypeptidase-like regulatory domain-containing protein → MRNFKNLLFVALLLVTATVLGQTKITGMVVDNTNQPLPGASVVVKGTTNGTSTDFDGKFTLTADTNSGTVKVSFIGFESKNVTFSSSKANLGSIQLDEDANSLDEVVVVGKGVIDLAGGRKTPVAVSTIKAAEIQKKIGTQDVTMALVNTPSVYVAGQSGGFGDSRISVRGFDQTNTAFLLNGQPINGMEDGKMYWSNWSGVNDIASAIQIQRGLGASKLAISSVGGTMNFVTKTTDKKEGGSFYAGTANDSYYKTSVSYNTGVNEKGFGASIMLSHWQGDGYNDGSKGQGQTYFISFGYKPNDNHNFNFLITGAPQYHDQNFSKSIATFLDKGLKYNDNWGTYKGEYMSERRNFYHKPVLNLNWDYTISDASSLSTVAYASFGVGGGTGNRGSRVRTADGLIDYDAIYANNATAVDGNFGNSAYITRSSMNNHKWFGVVSNFEHKINEALTWNVGADLRTYYGTHFRQVENLHGLNSWTEDRKLKGTDNIADGTVVAVTATESFDANPWGTMFNSADENQRIDYDNSERISYAGIFTQLEYSKDGLSGFFQGALSSQHHQRFDRYDYEAEHQDSEKVNNVGYNIKLGGAYKFDDNSSFYTNTGYYSRQPYHDNIFNSYNNAINPSSQNEKIFGLEFGYSYSSENFKANVNLYSTSWKDRVDASSRISGGVLTTKETTGQSQYHKGVEVDFIAKVTSSIKLKGFLSVGDWEYVGNVTSRTLDEDRNIIAAPTLVDVDGGKVGDAAQFSTGLGFDYNIFKGLSIDSDYRFYDKLYSNVSAVKENLELPSYGLLDFGVSYKFNLGTEGNKSLSLRANMNNVLDKEYLSELRTNITSGSSDANGTLYKGIDTANEGYFGFGRTWNVSLRYNF, encoded by the coding sequence ATGAGAAATTTTAAAAACTTATTATTTGTAGCTCTACTATTAGTAACAGCTACTGTTTTAGGACAAACTAAAATTACTGGTATGGTTGTAGATAATACAAACCAACCTTTACCAGGCGCAAGTGTTGTTGTAAAAGGCACAACAAACGGTACATCAACAGATTTTGATGGAAAATTTACGCTAACAGCAGATACTAATTCTGGTACTGTTAAAGTTTCATTTATTGGTTTTGAATCAAAAAATGTAACTTTTTCTTCTTCGAAAGCAAATCTAGGGTCAATTCAATTAGATGAAGACGCAAATTCTTTAGATGAAGTTGTTGTTGTTGGTAAAGGTGTAATTGATTTAGCTGGAGGAAGAAAAACCCCTGTTGCAGTTTCAACAATTAAAGCTGCAGAAATTCAAAAGAAAATTGGTACACAAGATGTAACAATGGCTTTAGTTAATACTCCTTCTGTTTATGTTGCTGGACAATCTGGTGGTTTTGGAGATTCTAGAATTTCAGTTCGTGGTTTTGATCAAACTAATACTGCTTTTTTATTAAACGGACAGCCAATTAATGGTATGGAAGATGGTAAAATGTATTGGTCTAACTGGTCTGGAGTAAATGATATTGCAAGCGCAATACAAATTCAGAGAGGATTAGGTGCTTCTAAATTAGCTATTTCTTCTGTTGGAGGTACAATGAACTTTGTGACAAAAACTACAGATAAAAAAGAAGGTGGTTCTTTTTATGCAGGAACTGCAAATGATAGCTATTATAAAACATCAGTTTCTTATAATACAGGTGTTAATGAGAAAGGTTTTGGAGCAAGTATTATGTTATCTCATTGGCAAGGAGATGGATATAATGATGGGAGTAAAGGTCAAGGTCAAACATATTTTATATCTTTTGGGTATAAACCAAATGATAATCATAACTTTAACTTCTTAATTACGGGTGCTCCACAATATCATGATCAAAATTTTTCAAAAAGTATAGCTACTTTTTTAGATAAAGGATTAAAATACAATGATAATTGGGGTACTTATAAGGGTGAGTATATGTCAGAACGAAGAAACTTCTATCATAAACCTGTCTTAAACTTAAACTGGGATTATACAATCTCTGATGCTTCTAGTTTATCAACAGTAGCTTATGCTTCATTTGGTGTTGGTGGTGGAACAGGAAATAGAGGTAGTAGAGTAAGAACTGCTGATGGTCTTATTGATTATGATGCTATTTATGCAAACAATGCTACCGCAGTAGATGGTAACTTTGGAAACAGTGCATATATTACAAGATCTTCTATGAATAACCACAAATGGTTTGGTGTGGTTTCTAATTTTGAGCATAAAATTAACGAAGCTCTTACTTGGAATGTTGGTGCAGATTTAAGAACCTATTATGGTACCCACTTTAGACAAGTTGAAAATTTACACGGATTAAATTCTTGGACAGAAGATAGAAAATTAAAAGGAACAGATAATATTGCTGATGGAACAGTGGTAGCTGTTACTGCAACAGAAAGTTTTGATGCTAATCCTTGGGGTACTATGTTTAATTCAGCAGATGAGAACCAAAGAATTGATTATGACAATAGTGAAAGAATATCTTACGCAGGTATATTTACTCAATTAGAGTATTCTAAAGATGGTTTATCTGGGTTTTTTCAAGGAGCTTTATCTAGTCAACATCACCAAAGGTTTGATAGATATGATTATGAAGCAGAGCACCAAGACTCAGAAAAAGTTAATAATGTAGGTTACAATATTAAACTTGGTGGAGCATATAAGTTTGATGATAATAGTTCTTTTTATACGAATACTGGTTATTATTCTCGTCAACCATACCATGATAATATCTTTAACAGTTACAACAATGCTATTAACCCTTCTTCTCAAAATGAAAAAATCTTTGGATTAGAATTTGGTTATAGTTATTCTTCTGAAAACTTTAAAGCTAATGTAAACTTATATAGCACAAGTTGGAAAGATAGAGTAGATGCGAGTTCAAGAATTTCAGGAGGTGTTCTTACTACAAAAGAAACAACTGGTCAAAGTCAATATCATAAAGGAGTTGAGGTAGATTTTATTGCGAAGGTTACTTCAAGTATTAAATTAAAAGGTTTCTTATCTGTTGGTGATTGGGAGTATGTTGGTAATGTAACTTCTAGAACTTTAGATGAAGATAGAAATATTATTGCTGCACCAACTTTAGTCGATGTAGATGGAGGTAAAGTAGGTGATGCAGCTCAATTTTCTACTGGTTTAGGTTTTGATTATAATATTTTTAAAGGATTAAGTATAGATTCTGATTATAGATTTTATGACAAGTTATATTCAAATGTAAGTGCTGTTAAGGAAAATTTAGAATTACCATCTTACGGATTATTAGATTTTGGAGTATCTTATAAATTTAATTTAGGAACTGAAGGAAATAAATCATTAAGCTTAAGAGCAAACATGAATAACGTTTTAGATAAAGAATATTTATCTGAATTAAGAACTAATATTACAAGTGGGTCTAGCGATGCTAATGGTACATTGTACAAGGGTATAGATACTGCAAATGAAGGTTATTTTGGATTCGGTAGAACTTGGAATGTAAGTCTTAGATATAATTTCTAA